The following are encoded together in the Capsulimonas corticalis genome:
- a CDS encoding tubulin-like doman-containing protein, with protein MADNITPPVLPIQPAPAPAPAPTISAPAGAASTTGPTADDGRLRGISRSIIIGVGGTGHQILLDVRKRLIEKYESLDKVPIVGFMLLDTDQAIFSKNPDYDDAVNLDNADKIHTSVHGVDNLRKNLREHPHLRTWLDARVLTGDIDQGAGAVRARGRLAYFWNYATIARKLEEEMLKVTRDSSKETAIRNGLQVGEGLTVYIVGSMLGGTGSGMFLDLAYTVRNKFKSQRMLEMVGMFSIPPNSEAVAVDNRPNAYAALMELNHFTDPSTTFSAQYQAEIPPMEDADPPFRYTYLVDTSSPSAQLDSVKDLVEMIGHSIFLDLTSEFQRQKKSNRNNFDQFLITSDGLGCAQNYMGFGLASIYFPKDKVMTACSNRLAGDIVRRWTEPLERVVNIGAFTDQELARLGLTTDAVERLVTTANSESGETLRDMSMAYWNGANRQYETSYPGHNRVVEYLVARQKESDARVIDTDPNPDLLSKRKTNLGESVFQIQQNLGTGIKAKDKALRDWVSAQVNDPNHRHGVAAAALDTMADRFRTYMTQLERTQEERKNGLQPTIQTRDAALQKINRYAGDIMLSLIAKAKRSEIDGEKDNFLAAARRYDAEMVDIRGGEAALVFYRHLLATVASLKSEMDRYVERIESLRAGFARAEREAVQEPVDVNGEVLFNPGRRDTDPVTGADRYVGGDIDDRYGHYVGNAMDTNNATVNNLISDILETLGTKADIWGVRDGELPRIAGTILSHTRAVFKPVEEESVLDKFYSKYGHDTDRTIQTLRRVGSLSTPFLHLQENAPNYTHNINKEQTIIGVLHGAAPRTESEQRFRTMIMDTVQGVKDQQISNSNEPHQVLFLRERAAFPLRLLQGMESYRYAYDQVKSLGAAANPIHTRTDIKDWIRISPPSAEDQKSAWRTFVIGWASGVIDEEHESRYTSVGTRDIVSFVANYTDKFGMPKSDSLGGFNSVESVVAGFKTDAGSAPGRPPAEARDLVQRLCDDRRMQAQINAAIDERLRSEGAAALGARLVQHANNQKMGLAPNFYDPYYKVLTDYLEEINYAGGGQPTAIPATVSAVPAVLPSAAPEPAPVAAPAPARATLKERLLETKELLDEGFITQDEYETRRQAILKEM; from the coding sequence ATGGCAGACAATATCACTCCACCTGTTCTTCCTATTCAGCCCGCGCCCGCTCCGGCCCCCGCGCCGACGATTTCGGCGCCGGCGGGAGCCGCTTCCACCACGGGGCCGACAGCCGACGATGGCCGGCTTCGGGGAATTTCGCGGTCGATTATTATCGGCGTCGGCGGCACGGGGCATCAGATTTTGCTGGATGTCCGCAAGCGGCTGATCGAGAAGTATGAGTCGCTCGATAAGGTCCCGATCGTCGGGTTTATGCTTCTCGACACGGACCAGGCGATCTTCTCCAAGAACCCGGATTATGACGACGCCGTCAATCTGGACAACGCCGATAAGATCCATACGTCCGTGCATGGCGTGGACAATCTGCGCAAGAACCTGCGCGAGCATCCCCATCTGCGCACCTGGCTCGACGCCCGCGTGCTGACCGGCGATATCGATCAGGGCGCCGGCGCGGTGCGCGCGCGCGGACGTCTTGCGTACTTCTGGAACTACGCGACCATCGCGCGCAAGCTCGAAGAAGAGATGCTGAAGGTGACGCGCGACTCCAGCAAGGAAACGGCGATCCGCAACGGCCTGCAAGTGGGCGAAGGCCTGACGGTCTATATCGTCGGCTCGATGCTCGGCGGCACGGGATCGGGCATGTTCCTGGATCTCGCCTACACGGTGCGGAATAAGTTCAAATCGCAGCGCATGCTGGAGATGGTCGGGATGTTCAGCATTCCGCCCAACTCCGAGGCCGTCGCGGTGGACAACCGGCCCAACGCCTACGCGGCCCTGATGGAGCTGAACCATTTCACGGACCCATCGACGACCTTCTCGGCCCAGTATCAGGCGGAGATCCCGCCGATGGAGGACGCCGACCCGCCGTTCCGGTACACCTATCTGGTGGATACGTCCTCGCCGTCGGCGCAATTGGACTCGGTCAAGGATCTGGTGGAGATGATCGGGCACTCGATCTTCCTCGATCTGACCTCCGAATTCCAGCGCCAGAAGAAGTCGAATCGCAATAACTTCGACCAGTTCTTGATTACCTCGGACGGCCTGGGCTGCGCCCAAAACTATATGGGCTTCGGACTGGCGTCGATCTACTTCCCCAAGGACAAGGTCATGACGGCCTGCTCCAATCGATTGGCGGGCGATATCGTGCGCCGCTGGACCGAGCCGCTGGAGCGCGTGGTCAATATCGGCGCGTTCACGGACCAGGAGCTGGCGCGTCTGGGCCTGACGACCGACGCCGTGGAGCGATTGGTGACGACGGCCAACTCGGAATCGGGCGAGACGCTGCGCGATATGTCGATGGCTTACTGGAACGGCGCGAATCGCCAGTATGAGACCTCCTACCCGGGACACAACCGGGTGGTTGAATATCTCGTCGCGCGCCAGAAAGAATCCGACGCGCGCGTCATCGACACCGATCCCAATCCCGACCTGCTCTCCAAGCGCAAGACCAACCTCGGCGAATCCGTGTTCCAGATTCAGCAGAACCTGGGTACGGGCATCAAAGCCAAGGATAAAGCGCTGCGTGACTGGGTGAGCGCGCAGGTGAACGATCCTAACCATCGCCACGGCGTCGCGGCGGCGGCTCTGGACACGATGGCCGATCGGTTCCGCACGTATATGACGCAACTGGAGCGGACACAGGAAGAACGCAAGAACGGCCTCCAGCCGACGATCCAGACACGCGACGCCGCCCTCCAGAAGATCAACCGGTACGCCGGAGACATTATGCTCAGCCTGATCGCGAAGGCCAAGCGCAGCGAGATCGATGGGGAGAAAGACAACTTCCTGGCCGCCGCCCGCCGGTATGACGCCGAGATGGTGGATATCCGGGGCGGCGAGGCGGCGCTGGTCTTCTACCGTCACCTGCTGGCGACCGTGGCGAGTCTGAAATCCGAGATGGACCGCTATGTCGAGCGGATCGAATCGCTGCGCGCCGGCTTTGCGCGCGCCGAGCGCGAAGCCGTGCAGGAGCCGGTGGACGTCAACGGCGAGGTGCTGTTCAACCCCGGCCGCCGCGACACCGACCCGGTGACAGGCGCGGATCGCTATGTCGGCGGCGATATCGACGACCGCTACGGACACTACGTCGGCAACGCGATGGACACCAACAACGCCACCGTGAATAACCTGATCTCCGACATTCTGGAGACCCTGGGGACCAAGGCGGATATCTGGGGCGTGCGCGACGGCGAGCTGCCACGCATCGCGGGGACGATCCTTTCGCACACGCGCGCGGTCTTCAAGCCTGTGGAAGAAGAAAGCGTGCTGGACAAGTTCTACAGCAAATACGGCCACGACACGGACCGCACCATCCAAACCCTGCGCCGCGTCGGCAGCCTGTCCACGCCGTTCCTGCACCTTCAGGAGAATGCGCCGAACTACACGCACAACATCAACAAAGAGCAGACCATCATCGGCGTCCTGCACGGCGCGGCGCCGCGCACCGAAAGCGAGCAGCGGTTCCGCACGATGATCATGGACACGGTCCAGGGCGTCAAAGATCAGCAGATCTCGAACTCCAACGAACCGCACCAAGTCTTGTTCTTACGCGAGCGCGCCGCCTTCCCGCTGCGCCTGCTGCAAGGCATGGAGTCTTACCGGTACGCCTACGATCAGGTCAAGTCCCTGGGCGCGGCGGCGAACCCGATCCACACGCGCACGGATATCAAGGACTGGATCCGAATCTCGCCGCCGTCGGCCGAGGACCAGAAATCGGCGTGGCGGACATTCGTGATCGGCTGGGCGTCCGGCGTAATCGACGAAGAGCATGAATCGCGCTACACCAGCGTCGGCACCCGCGACATCGTCAGCTTCGTCGCGAACTACACGGACAAGTTCGGCATGCCCAAAAGCGACTCGCTCGGCGGCTTCAACAGCGTCGAATCCGTCGTCGCCGGCTTCAAGACCGACGCCGGCTCCGCGCCGGGCCGCCCGCCCGCCGAAGCCCGCGATCTCGTCCAGCGCCTCTGCGACGACCGCCGGATGCAGGCCCAGATCAACGCCGCAATCGACGAACGCCTGCGCAGCGAAGGCGCCGCCGCCCTCGGCGCTCGCCTCGTCCAGCACGCCAACAATCAAAAGATGGGCCTCGCGCCCAACTTCTACGATCCATACTACAAGGTCCTCACGGACTACCTGGAAGAGATCAACTACGCCGGCGGCGGCCAGCCGACGGCAATCCCAGCCACAGTCTCCGCCGTCCCCGCCGTCCTGCCCAGCGCGGCGCCCGAACCAGCTCCCGTCGCCGCCCCCGCCCCGGCGCGCGCCACGCTAAAGGAGCGCCTTCTGGAAACGAAAGAGCTTCTCGACGAGGGGTTCATCACGCAAGACGAATACGAAACGCGCCGCCAAGCGATCTTGAAAGAGATGTAG